From the genome of Parazoarcus communis, one region includes:
- a CDS encoding AbrB family transcriptional regulator gives MAQRPLAGHLRAPALICLTLVLATAAGTAAQAVHSPLPWMIGPLFAIALLRILGAPLQGPPGGRHAGQWAIGTALGLYFTPEVIRLLLDNLLLVTIISGGALVVGLLCALLTARLAAVDKPTAFFASLPGGASEMAVVAERFGGAIDRIAAAHALRVMVVVAVVPFGLSWFGAHGSDLYTPLSTAVLPEQLPALVGASLCGVGLLTALRIGNAWVLGPLIGVGLVTALGISLSALPWWVINGGQLLIGCALGCRFSPSFFRAAPHFLAVATLSALFAVALGCVLAYIATSVSDTPFATLVLSAAPGGVAEMCITAKVLHLGVPMVTVCHALRVMVLTVGAPSLYKVFLRITG, from the coding sequence ATGGCTCAACGTCCGCTCGCCGGCCATCTCCGCGCGCCTGCCCTCATCTGTCTGACGCTGGTCCTCGCCACCGCCGCCGGCACCGCCGCACAGGCGGTTCATAGCCCCCTGCCGTGGATGATCGGGCCGCTGTTCGCGATCGCGCTGCTGCGCATTCTCGGCGCCCCGCTGCAAGGGCCACCCGGCGGACGGCACGCGGGCCAGTGGGCCATTGGCACCGCGCTCGGGCTGTACTTCACCCCGGAGGTCATCCGCCTGCTGCTCGACAACCTCTTGCTGGTCACCATCATCTCGGGGGGCGCGCTGGTGGTAGGTCTGCTGTGTGCCCTGCTCACCGCCCGCCTGGCAGCGGTGGACAAGCCCACAGCCTTCTTTGCGTCGCTGCCCGGCGGCGCCTCCGAAATGGCGGTGGTCGCCGAGCGCTTCGGCGGCGCCATCGACCGAATTGCCGCCGCCCACGCCCTGCGGGTGATGGTGGTGGTGGCCGTGGTGCCGTTCGGCCTGAGCTGGTTCGGCGCACACGGCTCCGACCTGTACACCCCGCTGTCTACCGCGGTGCTGCCGGAACAACTGCCTGCGCTGGTCGGCGCCAGCCTGTGCGGGGTGGGCCTGCTGACAGCGCTGCGCATCGGCAATGCATGGGTGCTGGGGCCCCTGATCGGGGTGGGGCTGGTGACCGCACTCGGCATCAGCCTGTCGGCGCTGCCCTGGTGGGTGATCAACGGCGGCCAACTGCTGATTGGCTGCGCGCTGGGTTGCCGCTTCTCACCCTCGTTCTTTCGTGCAGCACCGCATTTTCTGGCGGTCGCCACCCTTTCCGCGCTGTTCGCCGTCGCCCTTGGCTGCGTGCTCGCCTACATTGCCACGAGCGTGTCGGACACCCCGTTTGCCACCCTGGTGCTGTCTGCCGCACCGGGTGGCGTGGCGGAGATGTGCATCACCGCCAAGGTACTGCACCTCGGCGTGCCGATGGTGACCGTGTGCCATGCCTTGCGGGTCATGGTGCTCACGGTCGGCGCACCATCGCTGTACAAGGTCTTCCTGCGCATCACCGGCTGA
- a CDS encoding ABC transporter substrate-binding protein, with translation MIRLPPALTGLLLLACALFCAAQTTLAATTSDIEAAARREGVVVIYAATDISVARPLIEDFGKLYPDVCVDYRDMSSTDLYRQFVSEARTGGGADLVWSSAMDLQVKLVNDGHAQVYHSDETAALPKWAVWKDEAFGTSLEPVAMVYNRELMHADDVPRSHAELLRLLARAPAQLRGKLITYDPARSGLGFLLHSQDVLANPVVFWRLAEAFGRLGVQTEPSTADMLDRIAAGQATLGYNLLGSYAQLRAEQDPRLGVVLPHDYTLVMSRVAFIARQAKHPNAARLWLDYLLSMRGQRLLSRSPGFYSVRTDVPNDEAADNLDRELGSAFRPIRIGAGLLTYLDQLKGRDFLIQWRDTIAPQP, from the coding sequence GTGATTCGACTGCCACCCGCCCTGACCGGGCTGCTCCTCCTCGCATGCGCATTGTTCTGTGCAGCGCAGACGACACTTGCCGCGACCACGTCCGACATCGAGGCTGCAGCGAGGCGCGAGGGCGTTGTGGTGATCTACGCCGCCACCGACATCAGCGTCGCCCGCCCCCTGATCGAGGACTTCGGCAAGCTCTACCCCGATGTCTGCGTCGACTATCGCGACATGAGCTCCACCGATCTCTACCGCCAGTTCGTGTCCGAAGCCAGGACAGGCGGGGGTGCCGATCTGGTGTGGAGTTCGGCCATGGACCTGCAGGTGAAGCTGGTCAACGACGGCCATGCTCAGGTCTACCATTCCGACGAGACTGCGGCGCTGCCGAAGTGGGCGGTATGGAAGGACGAAGCCTTCGGCACCAGCCTCGAGCCGGTCGCCATGGTGTACAACCGCGAGCTCATGCATGCCGACGATGTGCCCCGCAGTCATGCGGAGCTGCTGCGCCTGCTGGCCCGCGCCCCGGCGCAGTTACGGGGCAAGCTGATTACCTACGACCCTGCACGCTCGGGCCTCGGCTTTCTGCTCCACAGTCAGGACGTGCTCGCCAATCCGGTCGTGTTCTGGCGCCTCGCCGAAGCGTTCGGACGCCTCGGCGTGCAGACCGAACCCTCGACCGCGGACATGCTCGACCGCATCGCGGCAGGCCAGGCCACGCTGGGTTACAACCTGCTCGGCTCCTATGCCCAGCTCCGCGCGGAACAGGATCCGAGACTGGGGGTGGTGCTGCCGCACGACTACACCCTGGTAATGAGCCGGGTGGCCTTCATCGCGCGTCAGGCGAAGCATCCGAATGCGGCACGCCTGTGGCTCGACTACCTGCTGTCGATGCGCGGCCAACGCTTGCTGTCGCGCAGCCCCGGCTTCTACTCGGTGCGGACCGACGTACCCAACGACGAAGCTGCGGACAATCTCGACAGGGAGCTCGGCAGCGCATTCCGCCCGATTCGCATCGGCGCCGGCCTGCTCACCTACCTAGACCAACTCAAGGGCCGTGACTTCCTGATCCAGTGGCGCGACACCATCGCGCCACAGCCGTGA
- a CDS encoding response regulator, with product MRLLLVEDHADLAEWVSKALIQAGYAVDVMTRGDHADHALVTQPYDAVILDLSLPGLDGLEVLRRMREREATAQIPVLVLTARSSTEDKVRGLNLGADDYLPKPFDLSELEARIKALLRRAGNLVPTVRIGRLEFDITSRLASVERKPLALTPRELAVLEVLISRQGRPVARETLFEKIFAFDEEARAEAIEIYVHRLRKKLEGSGAVVTTLRGLGYLIDEAVED from the coding sequence ATGCGTCTGCTTCTCGTTGAAGATCATGCGGACCTGGCCGAGTGGGTGTCGAAGGCCCTGATTCAGGCCGGTTACGCGGTCGACGTGATGACCCGCGGCGACCATGCCGACCATGCGCTGGTGACGCAGCCCTACGATGCGGTCATCCTCGATCTGTCGCTGCCCGGCCTGGATGGCCTCGAGGTGCTGCGGCGGATGCGCGAGCGCGAGGCGACCGCGCAGATCCCGGTGCTGGTGCTGACCGCACGCAGCAGCACCGAGGACAAGGTGCGTGGCCTCAACCTCGGGGCGGACGATTACCTGCCCAAGCCCTTCGACCTTTCGGAGCTCGAGGCCCGCATCAAGGCCTTGTTGCGACGTGCGGGCAACCTGGTGCCGACCGTGCGCATCGGCAGGCTCGAGTTCGACATCACCTCCCGCCTTGCGAGCGTGGAGCGCAAGCCGCTGGCCCTGACGCCGCGCGAACTGGCGGTGCTTGAAGTGCTGATCTCGCGCCAGGGGCGGCCGGTCGCGCGCGAAACCCTGTTCGAGAAGATCTTCGCCTTCGACGAGGAGGCGCGCGCCGAAGCGATCGAGATCTACGTTCACCGCTTGCGCAAGAAGCTCGAAGGCTCCGGTGCGGTGGTGACCACGCTGCGCGGCCTGGGTTACCTGATCGATGAAGCCGTCGAGGACTGA
- a CDS encoding sensor histidine kinase, whose amino-acid sequence MAVKRSVSLRRRVAVWLLPSLLVLLLINAVLSYLGALAAVNRAYDRSLTASIQSIAEQVHSLEGTISVNVPYSAFEVFDEGMQERIFYAVLGPNGSLVTGYDDLVPPDGLVDDGPLRIFDSQYRGEGVRVGAIKKRLYDPALEGGDAATIVFAETTESRVTLARELFFDSLRRQLLLVVLGAVVLVFVMTSAFRPLLELREAIRRRDEEDLTPIVADGAPSEVRPLIDAINHHTERLSGMLAARRRFLADAAHQIRTPLAVLSTQAEYGLRLDDLTEIRHAFKSQLGTIRSTRRMADQMLALSHAESVDRSVEGLQAVDVSRLAREVAGELVPVALRKRIDLAFEDGGEAVVAGNLQMLRELTANLLDNAIRYSPPDTQVVIATGVTPDRVALCVSDQGPGIPPAERGKVFQRFYRILGQDKAPGSGLGLAIVREIVLAHGGSITLDAGADGRGLMVLAEFPRAQSAA is encoded by the coding sequence GTGGCGGTAAAGCGCAGCGTCAGCCTGCGGCGACGGGTTGCGGTCTGGTTGCTGCCCTCGCTGCTCGTGCTGCTGCTCATCAATGCCGTGCTCTCCTATCTGGGCGCGCTCGCCGCGGTCAATCGCGCCTACGACCGCTCGCTGACGGCCTCGATCCAGTCGATCGCCGAGCAGGTGCATTCGCTGGAGGGCACGATCTCGGTGAACGTCCCGTATTCGGCGTTCGAGGTGTTCGACGAAGGCATGCAGGAGCGCATCTTCTATGCGGTGCTCGGCCCCAACGGCAGCCTGGTGACCGGTTACGACGATCTCGTGCCGCCCGACGGTCTGGTCGACGACGGTCCGCTGCGCATCTTCGACAGTCAATACCGCGGCGAGGGCGTGCGCGTCGGTGCCATCAAGAAGCGGCTGTACGACCCCGCCCTCGAGGGCGGCGATGCAGCAACAATCGTCTTTGCCGAAACGACCGAATCCCGCGTGACCCTGGCGCGGGAGCTGTTCTTCGACAGCCTGCGCCGTCAGTTGCTGCTGGTGGTGCTGGGTGCGGTGGTGCTGGTGTTCGTGATGACCTCCGCGTTCAGACCGCTGCTCGAATTGCGCGAAGCCATTCGCCGGCGGGACGAAGAGGATCTGACGCCGATCGTGGCTGACGGGGCGCCGAGCGAGGTGCGGCCCCTGATCGACGCCATCAATCACCACACCGAGCGTCTGTCGGGCATGCTCGCCGCACGCCGGCGCTTTCTCGCCGATGCCGCACACCAGATCCGCACGCCGCTGGCCGTGCTCAGCACCCAGGCCGAGTATGGTCTCCGCCTCGACGACCTGACCGAGATCCGCCATGCCTTCAAGAGTCAGCTCGGTACCATTCGCAGCACGCGCAGAATGGCGGACCAGATGCTGGCGCTGTCGCACGCCGAGTCGGTGGATCGCTCGGTCGAGGGGCTGCAGGCGGTGGATGTCAGCCGGCTTGCGCGCGAGGTGGCTGGCGAGCTGGTGCCCGTGGCGCTGCGCAAGCGCATCGACCTCGCCTTCGAGGACGGTGGCGAAGCCGTGGTCGCCGGCAACCTGCAGATGTTGCGCGAGCTGACCGCGAATCTGCTCGATAACGCGATTCGCTACAGCCCCCCCGATACGCAGGTGGTGATTGCCACCGGGGTCACGCCTGACCGCGTGGCACTGTGCGTCAGTGATCAGGGGCCGGGGATTCCGCCTGCGGAGCGGGGCAAGGTGTTCCAGCGCTTCTACCGAATTCTTGGGCAGGACAAGGCGCCGGGCAGCGGCCTGGGGCTCGCGATCGTGCGCGAGATCGTCCTTGCGCATGGCGGCAGCATCACGCTCGACGCTGGAGCCGATGGCCGTGGCCTGATGGTGCTGGCGGAGTTTCCGCGTGCGCAGTCCGCCGCTTGA
- a CDS encoding tripartite tricarboxylate transporter permease, producing the protein MEVISHLLDGFAVAGTPTNLLICLIGAFLGTIIGMLPGLGPINGVAILLPIAYAMKLPPESALILLAAVYSGCEFGGRISAILINVPGDAGAVMTTLDGYPMAKMGLAGPALSISAVASFTGAIIATFGIVAFAPLLANWALAFGPAEYFALMVLALSCLGGLVGDSLLKAMVGVLIGLMLSCVGIDANSGVYRYTFDLLHLSDGIPFIVVVIGLFAVSELMLMLQSHHGGVQPVEVTGRTMFNTQEFMRAKWTILRSSVVGFFVGVLPGAGASIASAMTYSMERRMAGKDHSFGEGDVRGVAAPEAANNASAYGSLIPMLTLGVPGSGTTAVMIGALTLYNITPGPTLFQDQPVIVWGLIASLAICSVMLVLMNIPLVKLFVKFLQIPNWVLVPGVAAVSMVGVYAVHGTTFDLIVGTLLGGFGFLLRAMNFPMAPFILGFVLGDMMEQNLRRALSISNGELDILVSSPISIGLWVAAIAMLVGPRLAKAIDARRNPQAAA; encoded by the coding sequence ATGGAAGTCATTTCGCATCTGCTTGACGGCTTCGCCGTCGCCGGGACCCCGACCAATCTCCTGATCTGCCTGATCGGCGCCTTTCTGGGCACGATCATCGGCATGCTGCCGGGACTGGGGCCGATCAACGGGGTCGCCATCCTGCTGCCCATCGCCTACGCCATGAAACTGCCGCCCGAGTCGGCGCTGATCCTGCTCGCCGCAGTGTATTCGGGCTGCGAGTTCGGCGGCCGCATCTCGGCCATCCTGATCAACGTACCGGGTGATGCCGGCGCGGTCATGACCACGCTCGACGGCTATCCGATGGCCAAGATGGGACTGGCCGGACCGGCGCTGTCGATCTCGGCCGTCGCCTCGTTCACCGGCGCCATCATCGCCACCTTCGGCATCGTCGCCTTCGCCCCGCTGCTCGCCAACTGGGCGCTGGCGTTCGGACCCGCGGAGTATTTCGCGCTGATGGTGCTGGCCCTGTCCTGCCTCGGCGGCCTGGTGGGCGACTCGCTGCTCAAGGCCATGGTCGGCGTGCTGATCGGCCTGATGCTGTCGTGCGTGGGCATTGACGCCAACAGCGGCGTCTATCGCTACACCTTCGATCTGCTCCATCTGTCGGACGGCATCCCCTTCATCGTGGTCGTGATCGGCCTGTTTGCGGTCAGCGAACTGATGCTGATGCTGCAGAGCCATCATGGCGGCGTGCAGCCGGTCGAGGTGACCGGGCGCACGATGTTCAACACGCAGGAATTCATGCGCGCCAAGTGGACCATCCTGCGTTCATCGGTGGTGGGTTTCTTCGTTGGCGTGCTGCCCGGCGCAGGCGCCTCGATCGCATCCGCGATGACCTACTCGATGGAGCGTCGCATGGCCGGCAAGGACCACAGCTTTGGCGAAGGCGACGTCCGCGGCGTGGCAGCGCCGGAAGCGGCGAACAATGCCTCGGCCTACGGTTCGCTGATCCCGATGCTGACCCTGGGCGTACCTGGCTCGGGCACCACCGCGGTGATGATCGGCGCACTCACGCTGTACAACATCACGCCGGGCCCGACCCTGTTCCAGGACCAGCCGGTGATCGTGTGGGGCCTGATCGCCTCGCTCGCCATCTGCAGCGTGATGCTGGTGCTGATGAACATCCCGCTGGTAAAGCTGTTCGTGAAGTTCCTGCAGATCCCGAACTGGGTCCTGGTACCGGGCGTAGCTGCGGTGTCGATGGTCGGCGTGTATGCGGTGCATGGCACCACCTTCGACCTCATCGTCGGCACCCTGCTGGGCGGCTTCGGCTTCCTGCTGCGGGCGATGAACTTCCCGATGGCGCCCTTCATCCTCGGCTTCGTGCTCGGCGACATGATGGAGCAGAACCTGCGCCGGGCGCTGTCGATCAGCAATGGCGAGCTCGACATTCTGGTTTCGAGTCCGATCTCGATCGGTCTGTGGGTAGCCGCAATCGCGATGCTCGTCGGCCCCCGTCTGGCGAAGGCGATCGATGCACGCCGCAACCCGCAGGCTGCCGCGTAG
- a CDS encoding tripartite tricarboxylate transporter TctB family protein codes for MSERIFGVFLLLLSAGGIYSGWDLKAPISYEPVGPRAFPLLVFALLGVCSLGLMLSKRPATEWAPSPTLVRVGGMFAVILAYAFLFDKLGFVISTALMSIPLARFFGGTWKQSLIAGAGLGVSLFLIFDRLLDVVLPTGLWLKPLLG; via the coding sequence ATGAGCGAACGCATTTTCGGCGTTTTTCTGCTCCTGCTCTCTGCAGGCGGCATCTATTCCGGTTGGGACCTCAAGGCCCCGATCTCGTATGAACCGGTGGGCCCCCGTGCCTTCCCGCTGCTGGTCTTCGCCCTGCTGGGCGTGTGCTCGCTCGGCCTGATGCTGAGCAAGCGTCCGGCCACCGAATGGGCGCCATCGCCCACGCTGGTGCGCGTTGGCGGCATGTTTGCGGTGATCCTGGCCTACGCGTTCCTGTTCGACAAGCTGGGCTTCGTCATTTCCACCGCGCTCATGAGCATTCCGCTGGCACGCTTTTTCGGCGGCACCTGGAAGCAGTCACTGATCGCAGGCGCGGGGCTCGGCGTATCGCTGTTCCTGATCTTCGACCGGCTGCTGGACGTCGTATTGCCGACGGGCCTCTGGCTCAAGCCACTACTGGGGTAA